In Actinoplanes lobatus, the DNA window CGCGGGAGCCGAGGCGGCCTGCCCGTCCCCGGTGAACGCGCCGGTGCTGGTGGTGGCGGGCGCCTCGGACGGCATGATCGGCGTCGCCCCGGCGCGGACGGTGGCGGCCGCTCATCCGGGTGCCCGTCTGGAGGTGATGCCGGCTTCCGGTCATCGCCCGTGGGTGGAGGAGCCGGCGGCCTTCCGCGAGCTGGTGGACGCCTTCCTCGGCTGATCCCGCTCGCCGGGCAGAATGCGAGAACCCTGACAAATCACCGGATGACTGGGATAGAACCAGCATGTCACCCTACATCCGGATGAAACGGGGCGTTCACCGTGACCAGTTCTGTGAAGTCGTCGAAAACGCGTGAGGAAAAGGATCAGCAGTACCAGCAGAGCCTGAGCACCACGGCGGCCCGGAATCTGACCAACACCACCAAGTCGGTCCCGCAGATGCAGGAGATCACCTCACGGTGGCTGCTGCGCAAGCTGCCGTGGGTGGAGGTGTCCGGTGGCGCCTACCGGGTGAACCGGCGGATGACCTACCGGATCGGCGACGGCCGGCTCACCTTCATCAACACCGGGTCGTCGGTGCAGGTGGTGCCGGAGGAGCTGCGGGAGATCGCGGTGCTCGCCGGGATCGACGACATGGAGCTGCTGAGCGCGATCGCGGGCCGGTTCGAGCAGCAGGAGTACGAGCCGGGGCAGGTGATCGTCGAGTTCGGGTCGGTAGCCGACAACATGTACCTGATCGCGCACGGCAAGGTTGTCAAGGTGGGGGTCGGCGCGTACGGCGACCCGCTGAGCCTGGGTGTGATGGCCGACGGGGAGGCGTTCGGCGAGCGGGTGCTGATCGAGGGCGACCCGATCTGGGCGTACACCGCGAAGGCGATGACCTCGGTGACCATCCTGGCACTGCCGCGGTCGGCGTTCGCCGAGCTGGCGGCGACCAGCGAGACGTTGCGGCGGCACGTGGACGGGTTCCGGGACAACACCCGGCGGCCGCAGAACAAGTACGGTGAGGCCGAGATCAAGTTGGCGGCCGGGCACGAAGGCGAACCGACGCTGGCCGGCACGTACGTCGACTACGAGCTGCGCCCCCGCGAGTACGAGCTGAGCGTGGCCCAGACCGTCCTCAAGATCCACACCCGGGTCGCGGACCTCTTCAACGACCCGATGGACCAGGTGGATCAGCAGTT includes these proteins:
- a CDS encoding family 2B encapsulin nanocompartment shell protein — encoded protein: MTSSVKSSKTREEKDQQYQQSLSTTAARNLTNTTKSVPQMQEITSRWLLRKLPWVEVSGGAYRVNRRMTYRIGDGRLTFINTGSSVQVVPEELREIAVLAGIDDMELLSAIAGRFEQQEYEPGQVIVEFGSVADNMYLIAHGKVVKVGVGAYGDPLSLGVMADGEAFGERVLIEGDPIWAYTAKAMTSVTILALPRSAFAELAATSETLRRHVDGFRDNTRRPQNKYGEAEIKLAAGHEGEPTLAGTYVDYELRPREYELSVAQTVLKIHTRVADLFNDPMDQVDQQLRLTVEALRERQEYELVNNREFGLLHNADLRQRIHTRSGPPTPDDLDELLAMRRSTRIFLAHPQAIAAFGRECTKRGIYPPTVDLDGHTVPSWRGVPILPSGKIPISPTHTTSILAMRTGEQDQGVIGLHQTGLPDEYQPGLNVRFMGIDEKAIMSYLVSAYYSAAVLVPDALGILDDVELSH